The following proteins are encoded in a genomic region of Galbibacter sp. BG1:
- a CDS encoding DeoR/GlpR family DNA-binding transcription regulator produces MDRLQRLGRILEELQKNNSLQVEDVETLLSISPATVRRDFNYLAQNYQVEKIWGGIALSPNRKIADTMLPLDERKLKYNKEKAAIAKRAAELVNDGEIIFIDGGTTTLEMVPFLKNKKVRIITNSILIAQRIETLDGNPHTEVFVTGGMLYPSSGLLVGPQAVDFIKNFNANWTFLSIGGISEAGPTNSNMLVVETEKAMLNHSERTVILADHSKIGKKDLIKICELEEIDFLITEDGKDIDLKSLEESGMKILKA; encoded by the coding sequence ATGGATAGACTTCAAAGATTAGGGCGCATTTTAGAAGAGTTACAGAAAAACAATTCACTACAGGTAGAAGATGTGGAGACCTTGCTCTCCATTTCCCCAGCAACCGTTCGAAGGGATTTCAATTATTTGGCACAGAATTACCAAGTAGAAAAAATTTGGGGTGGCATTGCCCTAAGTCCGAATCGAAAAATAGCAGACACTATGCTCCCTTTGGATGAGCGAAAACTAAAATATAATAAGGAAAAAGCAGCCATTGCAAAACGAGCTGCTGAACTGGTAAACGATGGGGAAATAATTTTTATTGATGGTGGTACCACAACCTTAGAAATGGTGCCTTTCTTAAAAAATAAAAAAGTTCGTATTATTACCAATTCAATCCTCATTGCTCAACGCATTGAAACTTTAGACGGCAATCCCCATACGGAAGTTTTCGTTACGGGAGGAATGCTTTATCCAAGTTCTGGACTTTTAGTAGGACCCCAAGCGGTAGATTTTATAAAAAACTTCAATGCAAACTGGACTTTTCTTTCCATAGGCGGCATTAGCGAAGCTGGGCCTACCAACTCCAATATGCTCGTGGTTGAAACAGAAAAAGCCATGCTAAACCATAGTGAACGGACTGTTATCTTAGCGGATCACAGTAAAATTGGAAAAAAGGATTTGATAAAAATTTGCGAGTTGGAAGAAATTGATTTTCTAATTACCGAAGACGGCAAGGACATCGATTTAAAATCGCTAGAAGAAAGCGGCATGAAAATCTTAAAAGCATAA
- a CDS encoding IS30 family transposase produces the protein MKKYKQLTIHQRYQIEALLETEISKSEIAIIIGVDPCTVYRELSRNIAKRGKTAGSYIAKNAQRRADNRHKMKPKKLQLTEQLKERIAGLLRYEKWSPELISKRLAIEEETCVSHETIYQWIWSVKKSKKKADAKYAKLYKDLKHGSRRQKRGNAKDKRGAIKNRVGIDQRPDVLDHRERIGDIEVDLMMGSNHRSALLVMTDRATLVTMMEKLSGKEAGEVYEKMEKRLTNFSSSWVKTLTFDNGKEFAQHQKIGRLLNAKTYFTRPYTSQDKGTVENRIGVIRRFFPKKTDLRKVSEKRIKEVERLLNYRPIRKFNYQNPIEVLRNKCFALMG, from the coding sequence ATGAAAAAATACAAACAATTGACCATCCACCAAAGGTATCAAATTGAAGCCTTATTGGAAACAGAAATCAGTAAAAGTGAAATAGCTATAATTATCGGGGTCGACCCCTGTACCGTTTACAGGGAGTTATCTAGGAACATTGCCAAACGGGGAAAGACCGCTGGCAGCTATATAGCCAAAAATGCACAGCGAAGAGCAGATAACAGGCATAAAATGAAGCCCAAGAAATTACAGCTCACGGAACAGTTGAAAGAGCGTATCGCGGGTTTGCTCCGTTATGAAAAGTGGAGTCCAGAACTTATAAGCAAACGCTTAGCTATTGAAGAGGAAACCTGTGTGAGCCACGAGACAATATACCAGTGGATATGGAGCGTTAAGAAGAGCAAGAAAAAGGCAGATGCTAAATACGCTAAACTCTACAAAGATCTCAAGCATGGTAGCAGGAGGCAAAAGAGAGGGAACGCCAAGGATAAGCGGGGAGCCATTAAAAACCGTGTAGGAATTGACCAGCGCCCAGATGTGCTGGACCACCGTGAGCGTATAGGCGATATTGAAGTAGACCTGATGATGGGAAGCAATCACAGATCGGCTCTTTTGGTAATGACAGACAGGGCCACATTGGTAACGATGATGGAAAAACTAAGTGGGAAAGAAGCTGGGGAGGTATATGAAAAAATGGAGAAGAGGCTCACCAACTTCAGTTCATCTTGGGTGAAGACCTTGACCTTCGATAACGGAAAGGAGTTTGCACAGCATCAAAAAATAGGAAGGCTCCTCAACGCAAAAACATACTTTACCAGACCTTATACATCACAGGATAAAGGAACCGTAGAGAATAGAATAGGTGTGATAAGAAGATTTTTTCCGAAGAAAACAGACCTGAGAAAAGTCTCAGAAAAAAGAATAAAAGAAGTTGAAAGATTACTAAATTACAGACCGATTAGAAAATTTAATTACCAAAACCCAATTGAAGTCCTAAGAAACAAATGTTTTGCACTTATGGGTTGA
- a CDS encoding winged helix-turn-helix domain-containing protein: MESSELFIANDHRLPKYEQFVKMFLAKIEYGEFEIDEKLPSIIECSYEYEVSRATVLRAYKELQKMGAITSVYRKGYFVSKGYKSGYKKKVLMLVSEINTPNQSFYEKLSFCLEGYEIELGRRVFKNDLNRLKQLIEESSGLDHTYIVEPQMISVTDIVKCFGDKRVGKEVIFLLDEDLENNNVDKKNLFNIPMDFENHLQKLIPQLSKYHSLNLVLPENEYFPHQLINSFFNCCDAYNLECGLIDDDTIPKKGHAYLVWDENSLFSILSEFGNHNNRLGHGIGIITLFERNYFPFMPVEITAINWFNDNLLATLKKLILNKNGIEDSNIESKLILRGRV; this comes from the coding sequence ATGGAATCATCTGAATTATTTATAGCAAACGATCATAGATTGCCCAAATACGAGCAATTTGTAAAAATGTTTTTGGCAAAGATTGAATATGGCGAATTCGAAATAGATGAAAAATTGCCTTCTATTATAGAGTGCAGTTACGAATATGAAGTTTCTAGGGCAACTGTATTGCGTGCTTACAAGGAATTGCAAAAAATGGGTGCAATTACGTCTGTATATCGAAAGGGTTATTTTGTTTCCAAAGGTTATAAGTCTGGATATAAAAAAAAGGTTTTAATGTTGGTTAGTGAAATAAACACTCCAAATCAATCTTTCTACGAAAAGCTGTCCTTTTGTTTGGAAGGGTATGAAATAGAATTGGGGCGTAGGGTTTTTAAAAACGATTTAAACCGTCTGAAACAGCTTATAGAGGAATCTTCAGGCTTAGATCATACCTATATTGTAGAACCGCAAATGATTTCGGTGACCGATATTGTAAAGTGTTTTGGGGATAAAAGGGTTGGTAAGGAGGTTATTTTTTTATTGGATGAAGATTTAGAAAATAATAATGTGGATAAAAAAAATCTATTTAACATTCCTATGGATTTTGAAAATCATTTGCAAAAATTGATACCACAACTTTCCAAGTACCATTCCTTGAATTTAGTATTACCAGAAAACGAATATTTCCCCCATCAACTAATCAATAGCTTTTTTAACTGTTGTGATGCCTATAACCTTGAATGTGGATTAATAGACGATGATACAATTCCGAAAAAAGGTCATGCATACTTGGTGTGGGATGAAAATAGCCTGTTTTCGATTTTATCGGAGTTTGGTAATCACAACAATAGATTAGGCCATGGGATTGGGATTATCACCTTATTTGAAAGGAATTACTTTCCTTTTATGCCTGTTGAGATAACTGCCATAAATTGGTTTAATGATAATCTCCTTGCTACGTTAAAGAAATTAATCTTGAATAAGAATGGAATCGAGGATTCCAATATTGAAAGCAAGTTAATTTTAAGGGGTCGCGTGTAG
- a CDS encoding DUF2750 domain-containing protein — protein sequence MDINKKISNIINLSAQERYDYFIRKIADFEEVWGLYDGDGWAMTMDDGGRKAMPFWPEKEFAKLCAQNEWENYKPKAIGLDDFIEKWLVGMYKDNLKAVVFYTPNNKGLIIYPHKLKDDLEEELEQYE from the coding sequence GTGGATATTAATAAAAAAATAAGTAACATAATCAATCTTTCTGCACAGGAAAGGTATGATTATTTCATTAGAAAAATTGCGGATTTTGAAGAAGTTTGGGGTCTGTATGACGGCGATGGATGGGCAATGACCATGGATGATGGAGGGAGGAAGGCAATGCCTTTTTGGCCAGAGAAAGAATTTGCAAAGCTATGCGCGCAAAATGAATGGGAAAACTATAAGCCAAAAGCCATAGGTTTGGATGATTTTATTGAAAAATGGCTTGTTGGAATGTATAAGGACAATCTAAAAGCGGTGGTTTTTTATACACCAAACAACAAGGGTTTAATCATCTACCCTCATAAATTGAAAGATGATTTAGAAGAAGAATTAGAACAGTATGAATAA
- a CDS encoding alcohol dehydrogenase catalytic domain-containing protein, with protein MVKSKVYYLDKPNGQFTVKEEVLADPKKGEVLVKIRRTSICQSDVVIYKKGLPRIKEWPAIILHEVCCEVIKIGAGVEKFSVGDIIGIGCDLPCGDMDCIYCGRKGTGDWTSCPNTHATGHEFHGFARTHAVLPDWFVELGPIKKFKESINLNYISQMEPLACCLEGMTRVNNCIEDRVVVLIGAGSQSTYALQVAQAKNARKIIVVNRGEERLNRVLKDFGNENTIGILWDSDVVQKVFEACKPFNEPHFVMMNVPHQSGYELATQLMGYNTVLDAHAGVKGPDGKPAIYHKLDLNNDIHYKLQCFQATHGSSMHGVNLASEMIANNELPRLGKMTNDSEIFGKDQILKAILRADDKDSLKVIIDWDR; from the coding sequence ATGGTAAAGAGTAAGGTTTATTATTTAGATAAGCCCAATGGGCAGTTTACAGTAAAAGAAGAAGTGTTGGCAGATCCTAAAAAAGGGGAGGTCTTAGTAAAGATAAGAAGAACTTCCATTTGCCAGTCTGATGTAGTGATCTATAAAAAGGGACTCCCTCGTATAAAAGAATGGCCAGCAATTATTCTTCATGAAGTTTGTTGTGAAGTAATAAAAATAGGCGCTGGTGTCGAAAAATTTTCCGTTGGTGATATTATCGGTATTGGTTGTGATTTGCCTTGTGGAGATATGGATTGTATTTATTGCGGAAGGAAAGGAACAGGGGATTGGACAAGTTGTCCTAATACCCATGCCACTGGTCACGAATTTCATGGGTTTGCAAGAACACATGCTGTTTTGCCAGATTGGTTTGTGGAGCTAGGGCCCATTAAAAAATTCAAGGAGAGCATAAATTTAAATTATATCAGTCAAATGGAGCCGTTAGCGTGCTGTTTGGAAGGTATGACGCGGGTAAATAATTGTATTGAGGATAGGGTAGTAGTGCTAATAGGTGCAGGTTCCCAAAGCACTTACGCGTTGCAGGTAGCGCAAGCTAAAAATGCGAGAAAAATTATCGTAGTAAATCGTGGGGAAGAACGTTTAAATAGGGTTTTAAAAGATTTTGGAAATGAGAATACTATAGGTATTTTGTGGGATTCAGATGTCGTTCAAAAGGTTTTTGAAGCTTGTAAACCATTTAATGAACCACATTTTGTAATGATGAATGTTCCTCATCAGTCGGGTTACGAACTCGCCACCCAATTAATGGGCTACAATACTGTTCTAGATGCCCATGCAGGTGTTAAAGGTCCAGATGGAAAACCCGCTATTTACCATAAACTGGATTTGAATAACGACATTCATTATAAGCTCCAATGTTTTCAGGCAACTCACGGTTCTTCCATGCATGGTGTTAATTTAGCTAGCGAAATGATTGCCAATAATGAATTGCCAAGGCTGGGTAAAATGACCAACGATTCAGAAATTTTTGGAAAAGACCAAATTTTAAAGGCTATTTTGCGGGCCGATGATAAGGATAGCCTTAAAGTTATTATTGATTGGGACAGGTAG
- a CDS encoding IS3 family transposase (programmed frameshift) — protein MNSNNYDQEFKATILELLGTGRTVKSLSDEYGVSQASINRWKRMSKTSGSINTSLGGEENQRIKALEKELKDVKLERDIPKKGGKHLFQERQVIYGFIKDHRGRFPVGKMCKCMRVSKNAYYTWLRTGQGCRPNSGLDGLKERIREVYHGSNRIYGSSRIQKVLERQGVFYSRSYIALLMKKMGLKSILSRKFRVTTTDSGHSFPIAENLLGRDFTSDSLGEKWVSDITYIKIGNGWNYLTTILDLADRKVLSWVLSEDMTVENTVYKAWSLARKRREITDNHLFHSDQGSQYACHRMVSLFYMSPKITQSMSRKGNCWDNAVAESFFKTIKYECIYRHSFKSYLQAYQIIENYIQWYNNVRIHSALDFKTPAEKELELKIKKMYNVA, from the exons ATGAACAGTAACAATTACGACCAAGAATTTAAAGCTACCATTCTAGAGCTGTTGGGTACCGGCAGAACGGTCAAGTCCCTATCGGATGAGTATGGTGTCAGTCAAGCCTCCATTAACAGATGGAAAAGGATGTCAAAAACATCGGGCAGTATAAATACTTCTTTGGGAGGTGAAGAAAACCAGAGGATCAAAGCCTTGGAAAAAGAGCTGAAAGATGTGAAGTTGGAACGCGATATCC CTAAAAAAGGCGGTAAGCATCTTTTCCAAGAGCGACAGGTGATATACGGTTTCATTAAAGACCATAGAGGCAGATTCCCTGTTGGAAAGATGTGCAAATGCATGCGGGTGAGCAAGAATGCCTACTACACTTGGCTAAGGACAGGCCAGGGCTGCAGGCCCAATAGTGGCCTGGATGGCTTAAAAGAAAGGATCCGGGAAGTATACCATGGCAGTAACCGGATATATGGCAGTTCAAGAATCCAGAAAGTACTGGAAAGGCAGGGTGTGTTTTATAGCAGGTCCTACATTGCCCTTTTGATGAAAAAAATGGGGCTTAAAAGTATTTTAAGCAGGAAGTTCAGGGTGACCACGACCGATTCGGGGCATTCGTTCCCGATTGCAGAAAACCTACTGGGGAGGGACTTTACCAGCGATAGCCTCGGCGAGAAATGGGTATCGGACATCACATACATCAAAATAGGGAATGGCTGGAATTACCTGACAACAATATTGGATTTGGCGGACAGAAAAGTGCTTTCATGGGTCTTAAGCGAAGATATGACCGTAGAGAACACCGTTTACAAAGCATGGAGCCTGGCCAGAAAAAGAAGGGAAATAACGGACAACCATCTTTTCCATTCGGACCAAGGGAGCCAGTACGCCTGCCACAGAATGGTGTCCCTTTTTTACATGAGCCCTAAAATAACCCAGAGCATGAGCAGGAAGGGAAACTGCTGGGACAATGCCGTGGCGGAAAGCTTCTTTAAGACCATAAAATACGAATGCATCTATAGGCATAGCTTCAAATCGTACCTGCAGGCTTACCAAATTATTGAGAATTACATCCAATGGTACAACAACGTCAGGATACATTCAGCCTTGGACTTTAAAACACCAGCTGAAAAGGAGTTGGAACTAAAAATTAAAAAGATGTATAACGTAGCATAA
- the secDF gene encoding protein translocase subunit SecDF, with the protein MQNKGLIRLFAILFGIVSIYQLSFTFVANKVEDEAETYALNKISDAEDNYVAKREAEESRYLDSLGNEEVFNLGFAEFTYSEVKEKELNKGLDLKGGINVILQISVKDILKGLANNTKDPVFNKALAQADEASKNSQDDYVDLFFQEFEKASGGSTKLASPDIFANKNLSEDINFQMSDDQVQPIIRRKIDESIVSAFEVLRKRIDKFGVTQPNIQRLGTSGRILVELPGAKNVDRVRNLLQSTAQLEFWETYKADQVAPFLVAANNTLKDIIGTDKKEEAKEETTSEIDSLLSDAEADSLDVAGQNNPLFELIASGGAQGSPVIAMVATKDTAKFMQYLKMPEVQQQMPSTIQYAKFAWGIPPKDAPVVELYALKGNRENIPNMSGDVITDAQQSYDMGGRPAVSMQMNSRGAKIWEDLTGKAFREQGNIAIVLDNIVYSAPGVSKGAISGGNSEISGNFSLEEADDLANVLRAGKLPASADIIQSEVVGPSLGQEAIDSGMFSFIVAMVLVLIWMIVYYGRAGIFADIALVFNIVLIFGVLAGLGAVLTLPGIAGIVLTIGMSVDANVIIFERIKEELRAGKGQMQAIADGFSNALSSILDANITTGLTAIILLLFGTGPIQGFATTLIIGIATSLFTAIFVTRLLVEWNVKGGKNPLTFTTAITSKLPKNPNFDFLAKRKMAYIISGILLLISLTSLFTKGLEGGVDFVGGRSYQVRFVNPVNPTEIGKDLNEVFGNTEVKTFGDANQVKITTKYKVDEEGSAVDEEIQRSLFTALKKYLPEGETYDDFSTGSGADKVGILQSIKVGPTIADDIKKNAVWAIIGSLAVVFLYILLRFRKWQFSLGAVAAVFHDVLIVLGVFSITSSIMPFNMEIDQAFIAAILTVIGYSLNDTVIVFDRIREVVREKGWRGGDNANEALNSTLSRTLNTSLTTLVVLLAIFIFGGESLRGFMFAMIVGIAVGTYSSLFIATPVMFDTLKEKGEKKIK; encoded by the coding sequence ATGCAGAATAAAGGACTTATTAGGCTGTTTGCTATTTTGTTTGGTATTGTAAGTATCTATCAATTATCTTTTACATTCGTTGCAAATAAGGTAGAAGATGAAGCAGAAACTTACGCTTTAAACAAAATTTCAGATGCTGAGGACAATTACGTAGCAAAGCGAGAAGCCGAAGAATCTAGGTATTTAGACTCTCTTGGAAATGAAGAGGTTTTTAATCTTGGATTTGCTGAATTTACCTATAGCGAGGTAAAAGAAAAAGAATTAAACAAAGGGTTGGACCTTAAAGGAGGTATCAATGTGATCCTTCAAATATCTGTTAAAGATATCTTGAAAGGATTGGCTAACAATACCAAAGATCCGGTTTTCAACAAGGCTCTTGCACAAGCAGATGAAGCGTCTAAAAATAGTCAAGATGATTACGTTGACTTATTTTTCCAAGAATTTGAAAAAGCCAGCGGAGGTTCTACAAAATTGGCTTCCCCTGATATTTTTGCCAATAAAAATTTAAGTGAAGACATCAATTTTCAAATGAGTGACGATCAGGTTCAGCCTATCATCCGAAGAAAAATTGACGAATCCATTGTTTCTGCATTCGAAGTATTGCGTAAGCGTATCGATAAATTTGGGGTAACACAGCCAAACATTCAGCGTTTAGGTACCTCTGGTCGTATATTGGTAGAACTGCCTGGTGCTAAAAATGTAGATCGTGTTAGAAATCTTTTACAGAGTACCGCTCAATTGGAATTCTGGGAAACTTACAAAGCAGATCAAGTAGCCCCGTTTTTGGTAGCTGCCAACAATACACTTAAAGATATCATTGGGACTGACAAAAAAGAAGAAGCTAAAGAAGAAACAACATCTGAAATTGACTCTCTTTTATCAGATGCTGAAGCAGATTCATTGGATGTTGCCGGACAAAACAATCCGCTTTTTGAATTAATCGCAAGTGGTGGAGCTCAAGGATCTCCTGTTATTGCCATGGTAGCCACTAAAGATACTGCTAAATTCATGCAGTATTTAAAAATGCCAGAAGTTCAACAGCAAATGCCATCGACCATTCAGTATGCCAAATTTGCTTGGGGAATCCCTCCTAAAGACGCTCCTGTTGTAGAATTATATGCTTTAAAAGGAAACCGTGAGAACATCCCAAATATGAGTGGAGATGTTATCACAGACGCTCAACAATCTTACGACATGGGCGGAAGACCTGCGGTTTCTATGCAAATGAACTCTCGTGGTGCTAAAATTTGGGAAGACCTTACAGGAAAAGCTTTTAGAGAGCAAGGAAATATAGCTATTGTTTTAGATAACATCGTTTACTCGGCTCCTGGAGTTTCCAAAGGGGCAATCTCTGGAGGGAATTCAGAAATATCTGGTAATTTCTCACTGGAAGAAGCAGACGATTTGGCGAACGTACTTAGAGCAGGTAAACTACCTGCCTCTGCAGACATTATACAATCTGAAGTAGTTGGACCATCTTTAGGACAAGAAGCAATTGATAGCGGGATGTTCTCTTTTATCGTCGCTATGGTTCTAGTATTGATCTGGATGATAGTTTACTACGGAAGAGCTGGTATTTTTGCAGACATTGCATTGGTATTCAATATTGTATTGATATTTGGTGTACTAGCTGGCTTAGGAGCGGTGTTAACATTGCCCGGTATTGCTGGTATCGTTTTAACAATCGGTATGTCGGTAGATGCCAACGTTATTATCTTCGAACGTATTAAAGAAGAATTAAGAGCTGGAAAAGGACAAATGCAAGCGATTGCAGATGGATTTAGCAACGCTCTTTCCTCTATTCTCGATGCAAATATTACAACAGGTTTAACGGCCATTATCCTATTATTATTTGGTACAGGACCAATTCAAGGTTTTGCCACTACATTAATTATTGGTATTGCCACTTCCCTATTTACTGCCATTTTTGTAACACGTTTACTTGTAGAGTGGAATGTAAAAGGAGGTAAAAACCCATTGACATTTACTACAGCTATTACGAGCAAACTACCTAAGAATCCAAATTTTGATTTCTTGGCGAAGCGTAAAATGGCTTATATTATTTCAGGGATTTTATTATTAATAAGTTTAACTTCCCTATTTACAAAAGGACTAGAAGGTGGTGTAGATTTCGTTGGAGGTCGTTCTTACCAAGTTCGTTTTGTGAATCCTGTGAATCCTACGGAAATCGGGAAAGACCTGAATGAAGTATTTGGTAACACAGAAGTAAAAACTTTTGGAGACGCCAATCAGGTTAAGATTACTACCAAATACAAAGTTGATGAAGAAGGAAGTGCTGTGGATGAAGAAATCCAAAGAAGCTTGTTTACCGCTTTAAAGAAGTACCTTCCAGAAGGAGAAACCTATGATGATTTTTCTACAGGTAGCGGTGCGGATAAAGTAGGAATTCTACAATCTATTAAAGTAGGACCAACAATTGCAGATGACATTAAGAAAAATGCAGTTTGGGCGATTATAGGATCGCTTGCAGTAGTATTCTTATACATATTATTACGTTTTCGTAAATGGCAATTCTCACTTGGAGCGGTTGCGGCTGTTTTCCATGATGTTTTAATTGTACTTGGGGTGTTCTCCATTACATCGAGCATTATGCCTTTCAACATGGAAATCGATCAGGCATTTATAGCGGCTATCCTTACAGTTATTGGTTACTCCTTGAACGATACGGTAATTGTATTCGACCGTATTAGAGAGGTAGTACGCGAAAAAGGATGGAGAGGCGGAGACAATGCCAACGAAGCATTGAACAGTACACTTAGTAGAACTTTAAATACGTCTTTAACCACTTTGGTGGTATTACTGGCCATCTTTATTTTTGGTGGTGAGTCCTTAAGAGGATTTATGTTCGCCATGATTGTTGGTATCGCAGTAGGTACCTACTCTTCATTATTCATTGCAACTCCAGTGATGTTTGATACTTTAAAAGAAAAAGGAGAAAAAAAGATTAAATAA
- a CDS encoding helix-turn-helix domain-containing protein, with protein MTLGRKITKIRKEKKLSQVYIASYVGVSRDAISKYERDDIVPSVENAKMIAKVLGVSLDYLVSEVDSLEVVDVDMLNRMHEIQRLSEDDKTTVIKIIDAFIRDTKTKRPTHKKPPGGGLKLFILF; from the coding sequence ATGACTTTAGGACGGAAGATTACCAAGATTAGAAAAGAGAAGAAGTTATCGCAAGTCTATATAGCTTCTTATGTGGGCGTGTCTCGTGATGCGATTTCCAAGTATGAGCGTGATGATATTGTGCCATCTGTTGAGAACGCTAAAATGATTGCTAAAGTTCTTGGTGTTTCCCTTGATTATTTGGTTTCGGAGGTTGACAGCTTGGAAGTTGTGGACGTGGATATGCTCAACCGTATGCATGAGATACAACGACTTTCAGAGGACGATAAAACTACCGTTATTAAAATCATTGATGCCTTTATTCGTGACACCAAGACAAAAAGGCCCACGCATAAAAAACCACCCGGAGGTGGCTTAAAATTATTCATACTGTTCTAA
- a CDS encoding galactitol-1-phosphate 5-dehydrogenase translates to MKALVLKENGKLIVENDRPLESINAPNTVLVKIAACGICGSDIPRAFDNGAYFYPLVLGHEFSGTIAEDKLELGFAKGQHVAVFPLIPKNKKEKAYQTGDYAQLKEYNYFGSRCDGGFQEYLRVPVENLFKVPKHVNLLHAAMTEPAAVALHGVRKMSINAGDTGLVLGGGPIGNLTAQWLRIHGCKEVYVVDIDDRKLEIAQKMGFYPINSSHKNLYDTIMELTNQEGVHRVVEACGLPITFLQALQMAARGGEVVFMGNIHGEFKIGEKDFSSLLRRELRIYGTWNSKIVPRGEDDWSTVLKYMDKELEVKPLISDIVTLSEAPAIFDSIYKQKAFHNKVIVTPN, encoded by the coding sequence ATGAAAGCTTTAGTTCTCAAAGAAAACGGAAAACTTATCGTCGAAAACGATAGGCCACTGGAATCTATAAATGCCCCAAACACTGTTTTGGTAAAAATCGCGGCGTGTGGAATTTGCGGATCGGACATTCCCCGAGCCTTTGATAATGGTGCCTATTTTTATCCGCTTGTTCTCGGTCACGAGTTCAGCGGAACCATAGCAGAAGACAAACTAGAACTCGGGTTTGCAAAAGGACAACATGTGGCCGTTTTTCCTCTCATACCCAAGAATAAAAAAGAAAAAGCCTATCAAACAGGAGACTATGCCCAATTAAAGGAATACAATTATTTTGGAAGTCGATGTGATGGCGGTTTTCAAGAATACCTTAGAGTTCCAGTTGAAAACCTGTTTAAAGTTCCAAAGCACGTAAACCTTTTACATGCTGCCATGACAGAACCTGCAGCAGTTGCTTTGCACGGAGTTCGAAAAATGAGTATAAATGCCGGTGACACAGGTTTGGTTCTTGGTGGGGGCCCAATTGGAAACCTTACTGCACAATGGCTGCGTATACATGGCTGCAAAGAGGTTTATGTTGTGGATATAGATGACAGGAAGCTAGAAATAGCTCAAAAAATGGGTTTTTATCCAATAAATAGCTCACATAAAAACCTTTACGATACAATAATGGAGTTAACAAATCAAGAAGGGGTACATAGGGTAGTTGAAGCCTGCGGACTACCAATTACATTTCTACAGGCATTACAAATGGCTGCTCGCGGTGGTGAAGTAGTATTTATGGGAAACATCCATGGAGAATTCAAAATTGGCGAGAAAGATTTTTCAAGCTTACTAAGAAGGGAATTACGTATTTATGGGACATGGAATTCTAAAATTGTTCCTCGAGGGGAAGATGATTGGTCTACTGTTCTAAAATATATGGACAAAGAACTCGAGGTTAAGCCTTTAATTTCAGACATCGTAACCCTATCGGAAGCACCGGCAATTTTTGACAGTATTTATAAGCAAAAGGCATTTCACAATAAAGTAATAGTAACCCCAAACTAG
- a CDS encoding ribulose-phosphate 3-epimerase: MKSIKLSPSMMCADFLDLKSELDHLKSSEVASLHIDVMDGSYVSNFALSADLAYRMQEYSAIPLEFHLMVDEVDAKLPLFLKEKENIIIFHPETSRHPVRIIQQIKDAGCKVGIAIDPSITVKSFELFLPLVDVVCVMTVNPGFASQKLIPFCLEKITELVVLREEKELDFKIEVDGNVSWDNIPGMLKVGADILVLGTSSVFTTAMPRQIAFEKLKTLILQNI; this comes from the coding sequence TTGAAATCAATTAAATTATCACCATCGATGATGTGCGCCGACTTTTTAGATTTAAAGTCGGAATTGGATCATTTAAAAAGTTCTGAAGTAGCCTCGTTGCATATTGATGTAATGGATGGGAGTTACGTTTCTAATTTTGCTTTAAGTGCAGATTTGGCCTACCGAATGCAAGAATATTCGGCAATACCCTTGGAGTTTCATTTAATGGTAGACGAAGTTGATGCCAAATTGCCATTGTTTTTAAAGGAAAAAGAAAATATCATTATTTTTCATCCGGAAACTTCAAGACATCCAGTACGGATAATTCAACAGATAAAAGATGCCGGTTGTAAGGTGGGTATCGCAATAGACCCTTCCATTACAGTAAAGTCTTTCGAGCTTTTTCTTCCTTTGGTAGACGTAGTTTGTGTTATGACGGTTAACCCAGGTTTTGCCAGTCAGAAACTAATTCCGTTTTGTTTGGAAAAGATCACCGAGTTAGTTGTTTTAAGAGAGGAGAAAGAACTTGACTTTAAGATTGAGGTAGACGGTAATGTGAGCTGGGATAACATCCCAGGAATGTTAAAGGTTGGAGCCGATATTTTGGTGTTAGGGACTTCTTCAGTTTTTACTACTGCCATGCCTCGCCAAATAGCTTTTGAGAAATTAAAGACTTTAATCTTGCAGAACATCTAA